The following are from one region of the Paenibacillus sp. JZ16 genome:
- a CDS encoding ABC transporter ATP-binding protein yields MSQTVIEVKNLSKKYKDTMAVDNVSFTVEANKIYGLLGRNGAGKTTIMQMITAQLFATQGEIRVFGEHPYENLKVIQQVCFIKEGQKYPDLFTVRDVMETAASVYPNWDAEYAKELIEVFRLPMKRLVKRLSRGMLSSVGIIVGLASRAPITIFDEPYLGLDAVARELFYDQLIEDYTDHPRTIILSTHLIDEVSRLLEHIIVIDGGKILLDDATDDLRGRAYTIVGPSGMVESFIQGQEVIHRESFASMLSVTLMGSASTKLKKEAEELGLETAPVSLQQLIVYLTKREKVGGQL; encoded by the coding sequence ATGAGCCAAACCGTGATTGAAGTCAAGAATTTGAGTAAGAAATATAAGGATACTATGGCCGTCGATAATGTGAGCTTTACGGTAGAAGCCAACAAGATCTACGGATTGCTGGGAAGGAACGGAGCCGGCAAAACGACCATCATGCAGATGATCACAGCGCAACTATTCGCAACCCAGGGTGAGATCCGCGTATTTGGTGAGCATCCTTATGAAAATCTAAAGGTCATCCAGCAGGTATGCTTTATTAAGGAAGGCCAGAAGTATCCGGATCTGTTCACGGTCAGGGATGTGATGGAAACTGCAGCGAGCGTATATCCAAACTGGGATGCGGAATATGCCAAGGAACTGATCGAGGTATTTCGATTGCCCATGAAGCGACTCGTGAAAAGATTGTCCCGCGGTATGCTATCGTCGGTTGGCATCATTGTCGGACTCGCCAGCCGCGCACCCATTACGATCTTTGATGAGCCTTATCTGGGTCTGGATGCCGTGGCCAGAGAGCTGTTCTATGATCAATTGATCGAGGATTACACCGATCATCCGCGTACGATAATTCTGTCCACTCATTTGATCGACGAGGTTAGCAGACTGCTGGAGCATATCATTGTCATTGATGGCGGGAAAATATTGCTGGACGACGCCACGGATGATTTGCGGGGACGCGCTTATACGATCGTCGGTCCCTCCGGGATGGTCGAATCGTTCATCCAGGGGCAGGAAGTGATCCATCGGGAGTCTTTCGCTTCCATGTTGTCCGTTACGTTAATGGGAAGCGCATCAACGAAGTTAAAAAAAGAGGCGGAAGAATTGGGTTTGGAAACAGCCCCCGTCTCCCTTCAGCAGTTAATCGTATATCTGACTAAGCGTGAAAAGGTGGGGGGCCAACTATGA
- a CDS encoding GntR family transcriptional regulator, whose translation MAFQIDDSRPIFMQIADKIEDDIIEARLPEETQVPSTNQFAAFYQINPATAAKGVNLLVDQGILYKKRGIGMFVASGARELLMEKRKTEFYEQYVVAMVKEAAKLGITKDQLSEMIRRGEQD comes from the coding sequence ATGGCATTTCAGATTGATGACAGCAGACCGATATTCATGCAAATTGCCGACAAAATCGAAGACGACATCATCGAAGCACGACTGCCTGAGGAGACACAGGTTCCGTCAACGAATCAGTTTGCAGCCTTTTACCAGATCAATCCGGCAACGGCTGCCAAAGGCGTTAATCTGCTGGTGGATCAAGGGATTTTGTACAAGAAACGGGGGATTGGCATGTTTGTAGCCTCAGGGGCTCGTGAATTGCTGATGGAGAAGCGCAAGACGGAGTTTTATGAGCAGTACGTTGTCGCCATGGTTAAGGAAGCGGCGAAGCTTGGGATTACCAAAGATCAATTATCGGAAATGATCCGCAGAGGGGAGCAAGACTGA
- a CDS encoding phosphodiester glycosidase family protein, with protein MKRIIAIVVLAMLTVITPLYAASAAKNLAYVDKNGQSYISVGVLKTYDGVKVAYTAAEKKLHITREDTALTLYLGSRNAYVNGKKVQSKAIPFSENGSTYVPLQFVSQHLGLKLSWGHNRSTLKITDGNVAHTLPVLSGTFISSQTKPVTSTRKTFKVGSRSFSAQVVTVSLLHPKVELDVVLAGNKAGKVEDLRSIAKRSKAVVAINGTFFDAYTSGAYKAPYGYLVSKGNILHKASGDNRTIFAYDNNSLAAMIPGLDFKSVYDAGHMEGALQAGPRLLTDGKVTLDVKKEGFKDPKILTGGGARSALGITKDHKLIMLTTGGATIPQLAEIMRQAGAYQAMNLDGGASSGLYYNGSYLTTPGRQISNAIVVKYK; from the coding sequence ATGAAAAGAATCATTGCAATCGTTGTACTAGCCATGCTGACGGTAATAACGCCGCTGTATGCCGCATCCGCCGCCAAGAATTTGGCTTACGTGGACAAAAACGGCCAGTCCTATATTTCGGTCGGGGTCCTCAAGACCTATGATGGTGTAAAAGTGGCGTATACAGCCGCTGAAAAAAAACTCCATATTACTCGCGAAGATACTGCTCTCACCCTATACCTGGGCAGTCGGAATGCATACGTAAATGGCAAGAAGGTTCAGTCTAAAGCAATTCCGTTCTCCGAAAACGGCTCTACCTATGTACCCCTGCAATTTGTCAGTCAACATCTGGGCTTAAAGCTATCCTGGGGCCATAATAGATCCACCCTGAAAATTACGGACGGGAATGTAGCACACACGCTTCCTGTTCTATCTGGAACATTCATATCCAGCCAAACCAAGCCCGTGACGTCGACTAGAAAAACCTTTAAGGTTGGCTCCCGTTCCTTCAGCGCACAGGTGGTCACCGTTTCACTTCTCCATCCGAAGGTGGAACTGGACGTTGTTCTGGCAGGCAATAAAGCAGGGAAAGTCGAGGATTTGCGCAGTATAGCCAAGCGCAGCAAAGCCGTAGTAGCTATTAACGGCACATTCTTTGATGCCTACACTTCCGGTGCATACAAAGCGCCTTACGGCTATTTGGTCAGCAAAGGCAATATTTTGCACAAGGCCTCGGGGGATAATCGAACGATCTTCGCCTATGACAACAACAGTCTGGCCGCCATGATTCCAGGACTTGATTTCAAATCCGTATATGATGCCGGACATATGGAAGGAGCCCTTCAAGCTGGCCCGCGTCTGCTGACTGACGGCAAGGTGACCCTGGACGTCAAGAAGGAAGGCTTCAAAGATCCGAAGATTCTAACAGGCGGCGGCGCACGGAGCGCTTTAGGTATCACGAAGGATCATAAACTGATCATGTTAACGACTGGCGGAGCAACCATTCCACAACTTGCGGAAATCATGAGGCAAGCCGGGGCATACCAAGCGATGAACCTGGATGGCGGTGCCTCCAGCGGCTTGTATTATAATGGATCGTACTTAACGACGCCTGGGCGGCAGATTAGTAATGCCATTGTCGTAAAATATAAATAG
- a CDS encoding restriction endonuclease fold toxin has product MYHLFSWLSLLVLVISLVLIEESRTMLVQYLWSFYVLLQFWLLSRSKTVAWKQVSLFVLSGVLMVIPLTNGTMQGLHLIFGGRTTDTWSFAVMTPVVEEIYKLLPLGLYLFFSRRATTLSLSDYVLLGAAPGIGFQFMEELSRRLVQSNYGVSFLGGKTLHWEFFDLFPGYFEESFIPTMMNVTHPVHSAMIALGIGIAFRYAKRLSRWTYAFPTVLLLWAILNHAAWNGQNRLPEWILTLHEWTGEGYRTEGFFLLLLVAGLFIDYFDLHRIRDRLPVLKGEGLINPLTECWQMARALLTDRKRLGYLMAFYRERRELGYSLLYGNLEAANQRDQIQEKVRQYTAVLGAIGILMLAAGLLSAIGTSMIAADSSCFACLFDSLQNWWDRLSGWEQAGIILGAFALSLLFVSFWPALGIALTGAGIAGGGHEIAGYIRDPKKLLSPQNAAAAVLAVILSRIPIGKGVSWLSNKLGPTARRWLDTLSEKLGLKTRNEPDVPTGGTRDPKPDTTNEQPEEAPRKPEEDKPDNEKPDENKPNDKPDEEKPDETEGTPQEVPRYSGELQKVNKPDAAADALAERLGGESRMKFDSDPIGREFDAISDEYVAQTKPALQQVNKKVRDQMKATFEAAEQTGRKVYYHFEGEPAQSVIDKLHEYSQRYGIEVHIDTDPL; this is encoded by the coding sequence GTGTATCACTTATTTTCCTGGCTTTCCCTACTTGTACTCGTTATTAGTCTGGTGCTGATCGAAGAATCACGGACCATGCTAGTTCAATATTTATGGTCTTTCTACGTATTGCTGCAATTTTGGCTGCTAAGCCGAAGCAAAACCGTTGCCTGGAAACAGGTCAGCTTGTTTGTTCTCTCAGGGGTTCTTATGGTCATTCCCTTGACCAATGGGACCATGCAGGGACTTCATTTGATTTTTGGAGGACGGACTACCGATACATGGTCATTTGCCGTCATGACCCCGGTTGTTGAGGAAATTTACAAGCTATTGCCGCTGGGACTGTATTTGTTTTTTTCAAGAAGAGCCACGACGTTAAGCCTTAGCGATTATGTATTGTTAGGGGCTGCTCCCGGCATTGGCTTTCAATTTATGGAGGAGCTGTCGAGGCGCCTGGTCCAAAGCAATTACGGGGTGTCGTTTCTCGGCGGCAAAACGCTGCATTGGGAGTTCTTCGATTTATTTCCGGGCTACTTCGAGGAAAGTTTTATTCCGACCATGATGAATGTTACGCATCCTGTACATAGTGCCATGATCGCCCTTGGAATCGGCATCGCTTTCCGGTACGCCAAGCGTCTCTCTCGCTGGACCTATGCTTTTCCGACTGTCCTTCTCCTCTGGGCGATCCTGAACCATGCGGCCTGGAATGGGCAGAATCGGCTGCCGGAGTGGATACTGACTCTTCATGAGTGGACCGGTGAAGGCTACCGAACCGAAGGCTTCTTCCTGCTCCTGCTGGTTGCAGGTTTGTTCATCGACTACTTCGATTTGCATCGAATCCGTGACCGTCTCCCGGTTCTGAAGGGTGAGGGCCTTATCAATCCATTAACGGAGTGTTGGCAGATGGCGCGGGCTCTCTTAACAGACCGGAAACGCCTAGGTTACCTGATGGCATTCTACCGAGAACGGCGCGAGCTCGGATATTCGTTATTATATGGCAATCTTGAAGCAGCAAACCAAAGGGATCAGATTCAGGAGAAGGTTAGACAGTATACTGCCGTTCTGGGAGCTATCGGCATCCTCATGCTTGCTGCAGGGCTTCTCTCCGCTATCGGCACTTCGATGATTGCTGCTGACTCCTCCTGTTTCGCATGCTTGTTCGACTCACTCCAGAACTGGTGGGACCGGCTTAGCGGCTGGGAGCAAGCGGGTATCATACTGGGAGCCTTTGCCCTTTCGCTGCTGTTTGTCAGCTTCTGGCCTGCTCTTGGCATTGCCTTGACCGGTGCAGGCATTGCGGGTGGCGGACACGAGATTGCCGGATACATCCGCGACCCGAAAAAGCTGCTGTCCCCACAAAATGCGGCAGCTGCCGTGTTAGCCGTCATCCTCAGCCGCATTCCGATAGGTAAAGGGGTATCTTGGCTGTCCAATAAGCTGGGTCCCACTGCGAGAAGGTGGCTGGATACGCTTTCCGAGAAGCTAGGTTTGAAAACGCGCAATGAGCCGGATGTTCCCACTGGCGGAACTCGGGATCCGAAGCCGGACACTACGAATGAACAGCCGGAAGAGGCTCCGAGGAAGCCGGAGGAAGATAAGCCTGACAACGAAAAGCCGGATGAAAATAAGCCGAATGATAAACCGGATGAAGAAAAACCTGACGAAACGGAAGGAACCCCGCAAGAGGTACCGAGATATTCCGGAGAGCTGCAGAAGGTTAACAAGCCGGATGCTGCCGCGGATGCGCTTGCGGAGCGACTTGGCGGCGAATCGAGAATGAAGTTTGATTCCGACCCGATCGGCAGGGAATTCGACGCCATTAGCGATGAGTATGTTGCCCAGACCAAGCCTGCCCTGCAGCAGGTTAACAAAAAGGTCCGCGATCAAATGAAAGCGACCTTCGAAGCTGCGGAGCAGACCGGCAGAAAGGTCTATTATCATTTTGAAGGGGAGCCAGCCCAATCGGTTATTGACAAATTACATGAATACAGCCAAAGATATGGAATAGAAGTCCACATTGATACCGATCCATTATAA
- a CDS encoding immunity 7 family protein, with amino-acid sequence MYEFHGWAAIQENPAEADAGQLDMIIQKIQLKITEFAWGSGLLSLNAANGSYYLHVGGFTNRKGAEAAEIVALYQLIGEIAPGSYGLLYTRDDENLEGYDNEFRVQVLARGQLKEQSDPFLSPCVPVIEDEVD; translated from the coding sequence ATGTATGAATTTCACGGCTGGGCTGCCATTCAGGAGAATCCTGCGGAGGCGGATGCCGGGCAGCTCGACATGATCATTCAGAAAATACAGCTTAAGATAACCGAATTTGCTTGGGGAAGCGGCTTGTTATCCTTAAATGCGGCTAACGGCTCCTATTACCTTCATGTCGGAGGTTTTACGAACCGCAAGGGAGCCGAGGCTGCCGAGATCGTTGCGCTGTACCAATTGATCGGCGAAATCGCGCCCGGTTCATACGGTCTTCTGTATACCAGAGACGATGAGAATCTGGAAGGCTATGATAACGAATTCCGGGTTCAGGTGCTGGCACGCGGGCAGTTGAAGGAACAAAGCGATCCATTTCTCTCCCCTTGCGTCCCGGTGATCGAAGACGAAGTCGATTAA